In Streptomyces sp. NBC_00448, the following are encoded in one genomic region:
- a CDS encoding FxLD family lanthipeptide → MPTATLLPTAPPLLDEDDDFAPLDVTVVVSTKLNGTLMCDTGDGCGSTCSNGASACDSVAGDPA, encoded by the coding sequence ATGCCCACTGCCACCCTGCTGCCGACGGCCCCGCCCCTGCTGGACGAGGACGACGACTTCGCGCCGCTGGACGTCACGGTCGTCGTCAGCACGAAGCTCAACGGCACTCTGATGTGCGACACCGGCGACGGCTGCGGAAGCACCTGCTCGAACGGCGCGTCCGCGTGCGACTCCGTCGCGGGGGACCCCGCCTGA
- the fxlM gene encoding methyltransferase, FxLD system — protein MNTSMTTEPSEATHLRDGCVDQLKADGVIVSSAVEKVMRRVPRHAFAPHASLDDAYSPYAAVITKTGENGVQLSSVSAPQIQAMMLEQARVKAGDRVLEIGSGGLNAAYLAELVGEEGNVTSVDIDPEVTGRARRLLDTHGYTEVRVVTADASQPIPALGEVDVIMVTVGAWDIPPAWIDQLNPDARLVVPLRMRGLTRSVAFQRVTDSHGGHLESTSALVCGFVAMQGSDQHDETQVLVNGTPEIALRFDDGAPADPHLLDNAVRTPRVEQWTGVTVALGEPFSGLQMHLAIDLPGFCVMSVDPQLDTGIVSPRHKGFSAAAVDGGTFAYVTTRRTPDDEGAEFGVHALGPDAPTFADTVAGSVRAWDREHRGGSDPLIRVYPAGTPDEAVPGDRVIEKRHSRISLSWPPA, from the coding sequence ATGAACACCAGCATGACCACCGAGCCGTCCGAGGCAACGCATCTGCGCGACGGCTGCGTGGACCAGTTGAAGGCTGACGGGGTGATCGTGTCGTCCGCCGTCGAGAAGGTGATGCGACGTGTGCCCCGGCACGCGTTCGCGCCCCACGCCTCGCTGGACGACGCGTACTCCCCTTACGCCGCCGTGATCACCAAGACCGGCGAGAACGGGGTGCAGCTGAGTTCGGTCTCCGCACCGCAGATCCAGGCCATGATGCTGGAGCAAGCCCGAGTCAAGGCCGGCGACCGGGTCCTGGAGATCGGCTCCGGCGGCCTGAACGCGGCCTACCTCGCCGAACTCGTAGGCGAGGAAGGGAACGTCACCAGCGTCGACATCGACCCCGAGGTCACCGGCCGCGCCCGCCGGCTCCTCGACACCCACGGCTACACCGAAGTGCGCGTGGTGACCGCCGACGCCTCCCAGCCCATCCCGGCCCTCGGCGAGGTCGACGTCATCATGGTGACCGTCGGCGCCTGGGACATCCCGCCCGCCTGGATCGACCAGCTCAATCCCGACGCGCGACTCGTGGTGCCGCTCCGCATGCGCGGCCTGACCCGTTCCGTCGCCTTCCAGCGGGTCACCGACTCCCACGGCGGCCATCTGGAGAGCACCTCCGCGCTGGTCTGCGGCTTCGTCGCCATGCAGGGCTCCGACCAGCACGACGAGACCCAAGTCCTCGTCAACGGCACCCCCGAGATCGCCCTGCGCTTCGACGACGGAGCCCCCGCCGATCCCCACCTCCTCGACAACGCCGTCCGCACACCGCGCGTCGAACAGTGGACCGGCGTCACCGTCGCGCTCGGCGAACCCTTCTCCGGCCTCCAGATGCACCTGGCCATCGATCTGCCCGGGTTCTGCGTCATGTCCGTCGACCCCCAGCTCGACACCGGGATCGTCTCCCCCCGCCACAAGGGGTTCTCTGCCGCCGCCGTGGACGGCGGCACCTTCGCCTACGTCACCACGCGCCGCACCCCCGACGACGAAGGCGCCGAGTTCGGCGTACACGCCCTCGGTCCGGACGCCCCCACCTTCGCGGACACCGTCGCGGGCAGCGTGCGCGCGTGGGACCGCGAGCACCGCGGCGGCTCGGACCCCCTCATCCGGGTCTACCCGGCCGGCACGCCCGACGAGGCGGTTCCGGGCGACCGCGTCATCGAGAAGCGGCACAGCCGGATCTCCCTCTCCTGGCCCCCGGCGTAG
- a CDS encoding lantibiotic dehydratase, producing MTSRASTYAWQGLVLLRASTLPGAADIPRTLDLDDPVSTRHWLQRVWRRPEAHQALSLASPGLSTAVHTLLADPNRSARDVRRTALSTVAYLLRWQHRATPLGLFSGVAPATVGPQAGAQWQDKHPVTVRADGEWITAVIKHLHRSPCLLQRLPLLANDAARVRGDRLVAPGPPSLAFDHTLGPIEISTRNRPPVAAAMEAARTPIPYPDLHARLRTQFPKARSEQIHTLLAELVDQQFLFTLLPAPMTTTDALDHLCRALDAVHADEVLDVQETVRALHAIREDLSGRRTTLATDGLDAIASRMTAVTDVTDRPLHVDTALDCDVQIPPAVIDEVTAAVTATYRTTPQPYGRWAWLNYHNRFRDRYGPGAVVPVTDLVADSGLGLPTGYDGVTRESVPKAHTARDDVLLALVQRAFMEGRNELLLTKETVATLEAAAGSDERIPAPRVEAGFEIHARSGAALARGDFRAVLTAMPRPASSLAGRFAHALPPDERAALAATYAGTPEALDAQLVFTPRRARNTNVARTPLLLPRVLEISGWKHADGGSGVPGESVLPLTEIGVTADARTLRLVHLPTGRTIHLQVVHALEARLQTPVLARFLAEIGTARSAVYGLFDFGAASRLPYLPRVRHGRTVLRPARWLLKTTDLPGRRATGAQWDTAFDSWRARMAVPNQVSVVDYDQVLPVDLTHPVHRQLVRTQLGDGHELELRETPDGDAADGWTGRATEFWISLALPQALAPRLPAPVRTVSSSERQLPGGDVLHARIHADPLRFGDILTRHLPRLLTTLDERAPTWWFSRRRELSRADADQQLTLTMRPRPGAHGQVLEAFNAWAAELFRLGLSSGFALVPYQPQTGRWGYDEAMNAAQRLFTEDSTAVLAQLAFTDRNRLAPQALAAAGALHLASRLAPCPDDGFQRLVDTLPRAVGPLDRNLRDQALHLADSYAAGNLDDLPCGSQVVAAWQSRAHAAEAYRDALAAQRDPFTAARSLIHQHHLRALNTDPMSEAVTVRLVRAAALRNLRVTR from the coding sequence ATGACCTCCCGGGCGAGCACGTACGCATGGCAAGGTCTCGTTCTCCTGCGCGCCAGCACCCTGCCGGGCGCGGCCGACATCCCCCGCACGCTGGACCTCGACGACCCGGTAAGCACTCGCCACTGGTTACAGCGCGTCTGGCGGCGTCCCGAGGCCCACCAGGCGCTGAGCCTGGCATCCCCGGGGCTGAGCACCGCGGTTCACACGCTGCTCGCCGACCCGAACCGCAGCGCGAGGGACGTCCGGCGGACCGCCTTGTCCACCGTTGCCTACCTCCTGCGCTGGCAGCACCGGGCCACACCCCTCGGCCTGTTCTCCGGCGTCGCCCCGGCCACGGTCGGCCCACAAGCCGGCGCACAGTGGCAGGACAAACACCCGGTGACGGTCCGGGCCGACGGCGAGTGGATCACCGCCGTGATCAAGCACCTTCACCGCAGTCCTTGCCTCTTGCAGCGTCTTCCGCTGCTCGCCAACGACGCGGCCCGCGTGCGAGGGGACCGTCTCGTCGCCCCGGGGCCGCCCTCGCTCGCCTTCGACCACACGCTCGGTCCGATCGAGATATCCACCCGGAACCGGCCGCCGGTTGCCGCCGCGATGGAAGCCGCCCGCACCCCGATCCCCTACCCCGACCTGCACGCACGCCTGCGCACCCAGTTCCCGAAGGCACGGAGCGAGCAGATCCACACCCTGCTCGCCGAACTGGTCGACCAGCAGTTCCTGTTCACCTTGCTGCCAGCGCCGATGACCACGACCGACGCCCTCGACCACCTGTGCCGAGCGCTGGACGCCGTGCACGCCGACGAAGTGCTCGACGTCCAGGAGACCGTCCGAGCCCTGCACGCGATCCGGGAGGACCTGTCCGGGCGCCGGACGACCCTCGCCACGGACGGCCTGGACGCCATCGCCTCCCGCATGACGGCCGTCACCGACGTCACGGACCGGCCCCTGCACGTCGACACGGCCCTCGACTGCGATGTGCAGATCCCACCCGCTGTGATCGACGAAGTCACGGCAGCCGTCACCGCCACTTACCGGACCACCCCGCAGCCTTACGGGCGCTGGGCCTGGCTCAACTACCACAACCGCTTCCGCGACCGGTACGGCCCGGGCGCCGTCGTGCCGGTGACGGACCTGGTAGCGGACAGCGGACTCGGCCTGCCGACCGGCTACGACGGTGTGACACGTGAGAGCGTCCCGAAGGCTCACACCGCACGCGACGACGTGCTGCTCGCCCTGGTGCAGCGCGCGTTCATGGAGGGTCGGAACGAACTGCTGCTCACCAAGGAGACCGTCGCCACGCTGGAGGCCGCAGCCGGGAGCGACGAGCGGATACCGGCTCCTCGCGTAGAAGCCGGCTTCGAGATCCACGCCCGCAGCGGTGCTGCCCTCGCACGCGGCGACTTCCGGGCGGTGCTCACCGCGATGCCGCGGCCGGCCAGCAGCCTGGCAGGGCGATTCGCCCACGCCCTGCCACCTGACGAACGAGCGGCACTCGCCGCCACCTACGCGGGAACCCCGGAAGCGCTCGACGCGCAACTGGTGTTCACACCCCGGCGGGCCCGCAACACGAACGTGGCCCGCACCCCGCTCCTCCTGCCCCGCGTACTGGAGATCTCCGGCTGGAAGCACGCTGACGGCGGCTCCGGCGTTCCCGGCGAATCGGTCCTCCCCCTCACGGAGATCGGCGTGACAGCCGATGCCCGTACCCTCCGGCTGGTCCACCTCCCCACCGGCCGAACGATCCACCTCCAGGTCGTACACGCCCTCGAGGCCCGCCTCCAGACCCCCGTACTGGCCCGCTTCCTCGCCGAGATCGGCACGGCCCGCAGCGCCGTCTACGGACTCTTCGACTTCGGCGCAGCCTCGCGGTTGCCCTACCTGCCCCGCGTCCGCCACGGCCGCACCGTCCTGCGCCCGGCCCGCTGGCTCCTCAAGACCACCGACCTCCCCGGTCGCCGAGCCACTGGCGCGCAGTGGGACACGGCCTTCGACTCGTGGCGGGCGCGGATGGCTGTCCCGAACCAGGTCTCCGTCGTCGACTACGACCAGGTGCTTCCCGTCGACCTGACCCACCCCGTGCACCGCCAACTCGTCCGCACCCAGCTCGGCGACGGCCACGAGCTGGAGCTGCGGGAGACCCCTGACGGCGACGCCGCCGACGGATGGACCGGCCGTGCCACCGAGTTCTGGATCTCCCTCGCCCTGCCCCAGGCCCTGGCTCCCCGTCTGCCCGCCCCCGTGCGCACCGTCTCCTCCAGCGAACGCCAACTGCCCGGCGGGGACGTGCTCCACGCCCGTATCCACGCCGATCCCCTCCGCTTCGGGGACATCCTCACCCGCCACCTTCCACGCCTTCTCACCACGCTCGACGAGCGTGCCCCTACGTGGTGGTTCAGCCGCCGCCGGGAACTCTCCCGCGCCGACGCCGACCAGCAGCTCACCCTCACCATGCGCCCGCGGCCCGGCGCCCACGGTCAGGTCCTGGAAGCCTTCAACGCCTGGGCCGCAGAGCTGTTCCGCCTCGGCCTGTCGTCGGGCTTCGCCCTCGTCCCCTACCAGCCCCAGACCGGGCGATGGGGCTACGACGAGGCGATGAATGCCGCGCAACGGCTGTTTACCGAAGACTCCACCGCCGTCCTCGCGCAACTCGCCTTCACTGACCGCAACCGCCTGGCACCGCAGGCCCTCGCCGCAGCGGGCGCCCTCCACCTCGCCAGTCGGCTCGCCCCCTGCCCGGACGACGGCTTCCAGCGCCTCGTGGACACCCTGCCCCGAGCCGTCGGCCCGCTCGACCGGAATTTACGCGACCAGGCCCTGCACCTGGCCGACTCCTACGCTGCGGGGAACCTCGACGACCTCCCCTGCGG